A DNA window from Daucus carota subsp. sativus chromosome 3, DH1 v3.0, whole genome shotgun sequence contains the following coding sequences:
- the LOC108212324 gene encoding uncharacterized mitochondrial protein AtMg00810-like: MPSIQRLKDLLHEQFTIKDLGPVKYYLGLEVKRTQKGIFLSQQKFINDLLEVANLSQANPLSVPFDPHIKLYDSDESGPLLSNATVYRALIGKLLYLTTTRPDVAFSVQLLSQFLHAPRLKHMEVVHRVLRYLKLTMSHGLFFPSDNPLNFQGFSDNDWGACPLDRRSVGGYAFTLGPAVISWRSKKQALTSRSSAEAEYRALADASCEVLWLK; encoded by the coding sequence ATGCCGTCCATACAACGCCTCAAGGATCTGTTACATGAACAGTTCACCATTAAGGATCTTGGCCCTGTAAAATATTACCTTGGATTAGAGGTGAAGAGGACTCAAAAGGGTATCTTTCTCAGTCAACAAAAGTTTATTAATGACTTACTTGAGGTGGCCAATTTGTCACAGGCCAATCCTCTCTCTGTTCCTTTCGATCCTCATATTAAGTTGTATGACTCTGATGAGTCTGGACCACTCCTCTCTAATGCTACAGTATATCGAGCATTAATAGGAAAGCTGTTATACCTCACTACTACTCGGCCAGATGTGGCTTTTTCGGTTCAACTTCTGAGTCAGTTCTTGCATGCACCTCGACTCAAGCACATGGAAGTTGTTCATCGTGTGCTCCGTTATCTGAAACTCACAATGTCACATGGTCTGTTTTTCCCTTCGGACAATCCTCTTAATTTCCAAGGTTTTTCAGACAATGATTGGGGAGCTTGTCCTCTTGATCGTCGTTCTGTGGGAGGTTATGCTTTCACATTGGGACCAGCTGTAATTTCATGGCGTTCCAAAAAGCAGGCATTAACATCACGGAGTTCTGCAGAAGCAGAATATCGTGCGCTTGCAGATGCTTCTTGTGAGGTTTTATGGCTCAAGTAG
- the LOC108213834 gene encoding calcium-binding allergen Ole e 8 has protein sequence MDQLTRVFHRFDANGDGKISADELTAAMQALGSDTSPDEIRKTMEEIDTDHDGYINEEEFVKFCNTDFNNDGGMKELEEAFATYDINKNGLISAAELHQIMTKLGEDRTEEDCKKMIKSVDSDGDGFVNFEEFKIMMNQN, from the coding sequence ATGGACCAGCTAACCCGCGTCTTCCACCGCTTCGACGCCAACGGCGATGGCAAGATCTCTGCCGACGAGCTCACCGCGGCCATGCAAGCGCTAGGATCCGACACCTCTCCCGACGAAATCCGCAAGACAATGGAGGAAATCGACACGGATCATGACGGTTACATCAACGAGGAGGAATTTGTAAAATTCTGCAACACCGATTTTAACAACGACGGCGGAATGAAAGAGCTGGAAGAGGCGTTTGCCACGTATGATATTAATAAGAATGGATTGATTTCTGCGGCGGAGCTGCACCAGATTATGACGAAACTCGGGGAGGACAGGACGGAGGAAGATTGCAAGAAGATGATCAAGAGTGTGGATTCGGATGGGGATGGGTTTGTTAATTTTGAGGAGTTTAAGATCATGATGAATCAAAATTGA
- the LOC108212325 gene encoding CASP-like protein 4D1: protein MPTLSNASAKTSLGLRILALLLLFSSVIVMATCSIPDFIDGLNNRFTILFTYRYVFAIGIVGCFYSLVQVIFGIYHVYTDKRSIQNGFLPIFDLYGDMLISFLLATAMGAGFAVTYEINKYSDIVLELGASTKFLNQLFVSVGLLFTGSICLAVLAVLSSIFRDSDTSGKGSVMFG from the exons ATGCCAACATTATCAAACGCATCCGCCAAAACAAGCTTGGGTTTGAGAATACTCGCTCTCTTGCTCTTGTTTTCTTCCGTTATTGTCATGGCCACCTGTTCTATCCCGGATTTTATTGATGGTTTGAATAATCGTTTCACTATTCTCTTCACTTACAG GTACGTGTTTGCAATTGGTATTGTGGGGTGCTTTTATTCATTGGTTCAAGTGATTTTTGGTATCTACCATGTCTACACCGACAAAAGGTCGATCCAGAACGGCTTTCTTCCCATTTTCGATCTTTACGGCGACATG CTGATAAGCTTCTTATTGGCAACTGCGATGGGCGCTGGATTTGCAGTGACTTATGAGATCAACAAATATTCCGATATAGTGCTGGAATTGGGGGCATCGACCAAGTTTCTGAATCAGCTTTTTGTCTCTGTGGGTCTTTTATTTACCGGATCTATTTGCTTGGCCGTTCTGGCTGTACTTTCTTCTATCTTTAGAGATTCGGATACTTCAGGTAAAGGAAGCGTCATGTTCGGTTAA
- the LOC108210607 gene encoding ras-related protein RABA6a has protein sequence MADSMDEDCDYLFKAVLIGDSAVGKSNILSRISRNEFQLDSKPTIGVEFAYRNVKVGDKLIKAQIWDTAGQERFRAITSSYYRGALGALLVYDITRKNTFESLKKWLHELREFGNPDMVIVLVGNKSDLSDSRQVVVEDGQTLAQLEGLCFMETSAKENIHVEEAFLNMINKIHEITSQKSLDGKLISPGTRTNVSLQGAKEIIIVDDQEVSATKHSAGYCCT, from the exons ATGGCTGATTCCATGGATGAAGATTGTGATTATTTGTTTAAAGCTGTGCTGATAGGTGATTCCGCGGTAGGGAAATCAAATATCTTGTCAAGAATTTCGCGCAATGAATTTCAGTTGGATTCGAAGCCGACTATCGGAGTTGAGTTCGCGTATCGGAATGTGAAGGTCGGTGATAAACTCATCAAAGCCCAGATTTGGGATACTGCTGGACAAGAAAG ATTTAGAGCCATAACAAGTTCATATTATCGCGGAGCACTTGGAGCACTGCTAGTCTATGACATAACGCGAAAGAACACatttgaaagcttgaaaaaatGGCTACATGAGCTGAGGGAGTTCGGCAATCCTGACATGGTAATAGTTCTCGTCGGCAACAAATCCGATCTTAGCGACTCTAGACAAGTGGTTGTGGAGGACGGCCAAACACTGGCTCAACTTGAAGGTTTATGCTTTATGGAAACATCTGCCAAGGAAAATATACATGTAGAAGAGGCTTTTCTCAATATGATCAACAAAATTCATGAAATTACAAGCCAAAAGAGCCTCGACGGCAAACTGATTAGTCCCGGGACAAGAACTAATGTATCACTTCAAGGGGCTAAAGAGATTATTATAGTTGATGATCAGGAAGTGTCTGCAACTAAACACAGTGCTGGTTATTGTTGTACATGA